CCAGGCAGAGTACAGAGCACCTGAGCCTGGGGCTGGCTCCCCAGGGTCCCCAACTCAGCTGGTGGCTGTGGAACTGAGCCCCTCCCCCTGACCTCTGCAaggccagcacccacatcactaCCTGCACCTACAGCGACCTGCCCCCCTGGAAGCCTGGGGATCTGGCTGCAGCTGGGAAGGCTGGCAAGACACTGACAGCACCCACCAGCTCTTCTCCCCAACCACCTTCCCCTAGGTGGCCCGGCCCTACCTGTGGTGGTGGGTAGCTGTCAAGACGTGTGTCATGTACAtttgtatcaaaaataaataagtgaccATGTGCCACTTCTGATGTCTAGAGGTCGGAGGGGGGCTGAGCTTACCTAGTACATTATTGGTTCGGGTCAACGTCCCCGTCACTTCCCACGTCATACTCCCCTATCTGCaatccttgggaggctgagtcaggatagCAAGTTTAAGGCTTCAGGAATTAGAGATGAAGAAAGACACGAGTGTGTGCTGAGTGGGGGAGACCTGCAAAAAGAAGAGTGAAGAGTACCAGCACCTGACGCGACCCTCATAGCCAGGGGGTGCGGGCTGCCGGGAGCCAGCTTGACCAACTCTCCCGAGGGCCGGTGACCTGAAGGAATGTGACTGGGGGCAGATAAACTCGCCCAACTCCGAATTctactaaaataatttaattacaaaCAGGAATTTGCATCAGGGAGGCTAAAAGGATACTCTTAAACCAAACGAAGCCTCCAGGGCCTCTCCGCCTGCCGCCAGGGGGCGCCCGCGCACTGCCCACGTGGCAGCGGTCACCGAGGGGCGGAGCCGCTCAGTCCGAGCTCTCCGAGTCAGGGCCACTATCCGGTGTGGGCGGGAGCAGGGGCCGTCGGCGAGAACGCTTGATCCGGCGCGAGGGCAAGGGCAGCCTCCGCTTCAGCACAGCTGTGGGAAGGCGAGAGGTCAAGGGCAAGGAATTCAAGAGGCTGGGCACACCTGGCGGGGGGCTCAGGGGTCTTCTCACCAGCCACCGTGTCCTGGCTGTCTGCCGTGGGCCCCCAGTAGATGCTCTCGCTCCTGCGGAAGTTCCGGTGCAATCGCGTGCAGAGCGTGGCCAGGGTGAGCAGGACCAGCAGGAAGGTCAGGGCCATGGCAGCCCAAGCAGCCTCTTCGGTGCGTGGAGTGGGGCCTCGGGCTACCCGGGGAGGTGCTGCGGCTCGAGGAGCTGGGGAGGCCTGGCCTGGGCAGGCACAACCCCCTGGGTTGCCATGCCCACCGGGCATCTGAGCCTCTGTTCTGGACCTGTCATCGCCTCCAGGCCCCCCAATCATCAAGGAGACGGGGGCCACAGATGAGGTTCCCAAAATGGGCTGCTGGGCCTTCGGGCTCTCTGAAGAGGCCAAGGAAACCCTCAGGCCTGAGGGAGTAGTTTGGAGACCAAGGGCAGCCCGAAGCCCCCTTCTCTTGACAACACTGAGAGAGCGCCACCTGGGTCCTCTAGATGTCACCTCTACACCAGGTGGCCGCCAGCTCCTCAGAGCAAAGGCCAGAGTCCGAGCctaaagagaagagagggagtgaCCCTCTGCTCTGCTAACCCAATGCCCCCACCACCAAACCTGGGCCCAGCACCCCTCACCTGTACACACCGTCTCCCACACAGCTTTCCTCTGCTGGGGGCTGGCATCATGGGAGTGGGCCCAGAAAGAGTGTCAGAGAGAAACCACACACCCTTTCTCTGcttccgccgccgccgcctcttTAACCAGtgggcagcccaggctggctcgaCCCATGCCATCTCCAAAGCAGTCCCCCATGCTGTCAGCACCAGGGGCTATGAAAGAAGATAACTTAGATCTAAGATGCAAGAAGCCGCCCTGAGTTTTTCCTTTATCTGCCCAAGCGGCTGCACCCTTCTGCAGAACaccttggggggaggggaggattggGACAGGATTTCACCGTGTCCTGGAACTATATACaccagctggtctcaaactcagagatctgcctgcatctgcctccagagtgctgaaattaaagatgtgagccaccatgcctggcttgcttttttttttttttttttttttgcttgcataCCTTTCACTAACCACTTAACTTACCCGGTCCCAAGTGAGACTGGAGTCAGGAATGAGTGTGGGCTTAGCCACACATACATGGGCCAATAAAGCAAGCTGGAGCTTCAGCCAGGGATGGGCACAGGGGTGATAGAGGAAGGCAACACCATCAACCTGGAGGACAAGGTAGAAATATCAAGTCAGGCCCAGCTCCCTCCCAGAGAATCATACTTTCTCCTAACCTAGGTGCCAGGATGAAGGGGTTATCAGCAGGTACACTTCCACTTCCAGGAAAGGAGAAGGGCCTTGGGTACTGTGCACATTCCTTTTTAATTCACCTCTTTTCCCCTCCAAGTTGAGCCTCTGGGCAAGACAGCATGGCTAATTAACCCTGTTAGGCCCAGAACATGCTCCCTTTTGCTGTTTCCcccacatggtgctggggatcaataCCTTTGGTATTGGCTTTATTACCTCTGGTCTGCCTCTGGCCCTCAAAGAGCAGTCTTTAGCTGTACTTCTCTGAATGTGCAATAATGGCTTTACAAGTCCTGAGTCTAGACTCTACGCGTCCCTCAGATGAAGATAAGTCCTCTATTTGTTGATCTAATACATGCACTCTCTCAGGAGTATCCAAACACACATGACTGCACATGCCAGGAGTATCCAAACACACATGACTGCACACCCCAGGATGGGAACATTTTATCAGTCATTATTCTTGCTAAATGATATAAAAGATACCAAAAAAGGACTCCCAGACCTGAAGGAATGTATAATAAatgaagccaagcagtagtggtgcacatctttaattccaggaaacaggcaggcagatatctttgagtttgaaaccagcctggtctacatagtgagttccaggacagcaagggctacacagagaaaccctgaattgaaaaccaaaaaaggaggaagaggagaaaggaaggaaggaaggaaggaagagaaagagagagagagagaaaggaaggaaggaagaaagaaagaaagaaaagaaaggaaggaagaaagactggCTGATTCATGGAAAGTTGGGTGTGATagtgtatacctgtaatcccagtcaaGTGGAACATAGTGTAAGAAGACCAGCCTAGGGTACAGATTGAATACCCGGCCAGCTTAGGCTATGAGACCCTACTTCAAAAGACCAGAATTCagggaagcaaacaaacaaacaaaaaaaaacccacacaactCAAACTGGTATGTGTGGGAGGCGGCCAGTGGTGAGGGTATTTGGGCTCTAAGGATTCAACCCATACAAACCTCTCACAACAAG
Above is a window of Onychomys torridus chromosome 8, mOncTor1.1, whole genome shotgun sequence DNA encoding:
- the Tp53i13 gene encoding tumor protein p53-inducible protein 13 isoform X1; translated protein: MVPPPPPPPPPRLLLVALVGLLSLCEVAAERAEEAGTRCPEGLWPLPPQVLPRVTYTQVRQGQVDGVAFLYHPCAHPWLKLQLALLAHVCVAKPTLIPDSSLTWDRPLVLTAWGTALEMAWVEPAWAAHWLKRRRRRKQRKGVWFLSDTLSGPTPMMPAPSRGKLCGRRCVQARTLAFALRSWRPPGVEVTSRGPRWRSLSVVKRRGLRAALGLQTTPSGLRVSLASSESPKAQQPILGTSSVAPVSLMIGGPGGDDRSRTEAQMPGGHGNPGGCACPGQASPAPRAAAPPRVARGPTPRTEEAAWAAMALTFLLVLLTLATLCTRLHRNFRRSESIYWGPTADSQDTVAAVLKRRLPLPSRRIKRSRRRPLLPPTPDSGPDSESSD
- the Tp53i13 gene encoding tumor protein p53-inducible protein 13 isoform X2 — protein: MVPPPPPPPPPRLLLVALVGLLSLCEVLPRVTYTQVRQGQVDGVAFLYHPCAHPWLKLQLALLAHVCVAKPTLIPDSSLTWDRPLVLTAWGTALEMAWVEPAWAAHWLKRRRRRKQRKGVWFLSDTLSGPTPMMPAPSRGKLCGRRCVQARTLAFALRSWRPPGVEVTSRGPRWRSLSVVKRRGLRAALGLQTTPSGLRVSLASSESPKAQQPILGTSSVAPVSLMIGGPGGDDRSRTEAQMPGGHGNPGGCACPGQASPAPRAAAPPRVARGPTPRTEEAAWAAMALTFLLVLLTLATLCTRLHRNFRRSESIYWGPTADSQDTVAAVLKRRLPLPSRRIKRSRRRPLLPPTPDSGPDSESSD
- the Tp53i13 gene encoding tumor protein p53-inducible protein 13 isoform X3, with protein sequence MAWVEPAWAAHWLKRRRRRKQRKGVWFLSDTLSGPTPMMPAPSRGKLCGRRCVQARTLAFALRSWRPPGVEVTSRGPRWRSLSVVKRRGLRAALGLQTTPSGLRVSLASSESPKAQQPILGTSSVAPVSLMIGGPGGDDRSRTEAQMPGGHGNPGGCACPGQASPAPRAAAPPRVARGPTPRTEEAAWAAMALTFLLVLLTLATLCTRLHRNFRRSESIYWGPTADSQDTVAAVLKRRLPLPSRRIKRSRRRPLLPPTPDSGPDSESSD